AAACCCATTTTTGCGAAGAAGTGAATAAGCAATAGCGGCACGATCCCCACTTTGACAGTGAATCAGGACTGGCTTGTTTTTACTGATTTTGTCCAGATTATTTTCCAGCGTACCCACAAAAACATGATCCGCACCTGGCACATGACCAGTCTGGAACTCTGTGGTATTTCTCACGTCCACTACCTGCACTTCTTCTTTGCCAAGTAAATCCTTAAACTCCTCTAGGCCGATCAGATCTGCAGTTTGCAGCTCTTGGCCGAGACTAGAAACGTCCTCGATAAATCCATAGATATTATCCAGTCCGATTCTCATCAGCTTTCTGGTCAGATCCTCCATATCGCTTTCTTTGGCCACTAGGACAAACTGTTCTTGATAATCTAAAATCCAGCCTGCCCAGGTAGAGAAGGAATTATTTCCTTGAATATTGATACTTCCCGGCAGGAAGCCATTGGCGAAATCCACCTTATTTCGGGTGTCTATGACTTTCAGTCCATCTTGCTGTGCTTGGAGAAACTGATCTTTGCTCAGCTTGGTGTGCTTGGGTACTTCTACCAGAAGCGGTCTGTCCACCTTGTTCAGGTGCTTCATCATCGCAAAGTATTTAGGAGGTTCTGGCTGACCATCCAGAAGATAATCCACAAATCCCTTTTGGTCAGTAGCAAACTGAAAAGCCCAGCTTCTGATTTTCTCATATCCTACAGTGGAGCTCGGAACGGATCCTAAAGCTTTGCCGCAGGCTGAACCTGCACCATGCCCTGGCCACACCTGCACATATTCTGGAAGCTCCGCAAAACGCTGTATGGATTCGTACATTTGCTTGGCACCCTGCTCTTGAGTGCCCGCTATTCCTGCTGCTTTTTCCAACAAATCCGGTCTGCCTACGTCACCTACAAACACAAAGTCTCCCGTGAACACCATGACAGGATGATCCGTAGCCGGATGATCAGTCAACAAAAAACTGATACTTTCCGGTGTGTGCCCTGGCGTATGGAGCACTTCCAGAGAAAGGTTTCCTACCGTGATTTTATCCCCATGTTTCAGCCCTTCATGGTCAAATTCATATTGCCATTCGGCCGGGCCTTCATCTGATAGGTACATCTTGGCCCCGGTCACTGCAGCCAACTCACGGGATCCACTTAAGAAATCCGCATGGATATGGGTCTCAGCGATGTGGGTAATTTTCATGTTGTTTTGCTTGGCGATCTCCAAGTACACATCCATATCCCGCTGGGCATCGATGACGATGGCCTCTCCTTTGGCTTGACAGCCAATAAAATAACTTGCCTGCGCAAGGGTCTTATCATATACGTGTTGAAAATACATCTTCCTTGTTGTTTTAAATTCTACTTCAAAATTGAACATATCCTGCTTAAGGGTCAGGAACTTTTGTCACATTAAGGACTCAGGAGGGTATTTACTGGCTATTCTCATCGCTTTGGCGTAAAGCCCCTAGCTTTTTTTTAATTGGTATAGCGGCAAAATCCAATTCGCCTTAACTTTCGGAGCGCATTTTACCCCCAACTTTATGAGAAAACTGATACTTCTGAGCATTTTCGCTTTTTCGATCACCTTAAGCTCCTGGGCGCAGATCCAGACACCCGAGCAGTTTTTGGGTTATAAGCCCGGTGATCGTTTTACCCCACATCACCGCATGGTCGATTACTTCGAGCATGTGGCGGCCAATAATCCAAACATCAAACTGCTACAATACGGAGAAACTAACGAGAAACGCCCACTACTGGTAGCGATCATTTCTTCCGGAGAAAACATGGCCAAAATCGAGCAAATCCGCGAGGACAATTTGAGAAGGGCTGGCATCTTGGAAGGAGAGCCAACCACTTCTATTCCAATCAACTGGATGTCCTTTAATGTACATGGCAATGAAGCCGTGGGTATGGAAGCTGCCATTTCTACCTTCTATACCCTGGCAAATCCCGCCAATGAAACAGCTCAGCAATGGCTGAAAAACCAAGTAATCATCATAGATCCCTGCATTAATCCTGATGGCCGTGACCGATATTCCAACTGGTATAACCAAAAAATGAATACCACACTCCAGCCGGATCTGCAATCCGTAGAGCATAACGAGCCTTGGCCGGGAGGACGTGCCAATCATTACCTTTTTGATCTGAACCGGGATTGGGCTTGGCAGGTCCAGGTCGAATCTCAACAGAGAATGAAGCTGTACAACCAATGGCTACCACAGCTACACCTGGATTTTCATGAGCAGGGAATCAATAACCCCTTCTACATGGCTCCTGCAGCGGAGCCTTTGCATGAGCAATTGACCGAGTGGCAGCACGAGTTTCAGGATATCTTTGGAAGAAATACGGCAAAATACTTCGATGAAGCTGGGCGTTTTTACTTCACCAAAGAGCGTTTTGACCTGCTCTATCCCTCTTATGGAGATTCATACCCCATGTTTAACGGTGCCATAGGAATGACCATAGAGCAAGGCGGTGGAGGCCAAGCGGGCATAGGAGGATATAATGCTGTGGGTGACACGGTGACCTTGAGCTATAGGATCGCCGGGCATTATACAGCAGCAATGTCTGCTGCGGAGGTCACCAGCCAAAATGCTGAAAAGCTTTTGGCAGAGTATGAGAAATTCTATAATGAAAATTCCTCTAATCCAATAGGTAAGTATAAGAGCTTCGTGATCAAAGGGGAGAGCAATCCGACTCAAGTGGGTAAGTTGCTGGAGCTGCTGGATAAAAATGGAATACAGTATGGCAAAGCGGGTTCCAAATCTGGCCTCAAAGGCTTTGCCTATCAAAGTGGTGAAGAAAAGTCATTTGCCACTACGGATCAGGATATCATCATCAATGCTTACCAGCCCAAGTCAGTGTTGACGCAGGTTTTCTTTGAGCCAAACCCAACTCTAAACGACAGCATTACCTATGATATCACCAGCTGGGCATTGCCATACGCCTACGGCTTGGAAGCTTATGCAGTGGAAAACCGAATAGATCCGGCAGGGGCTTACCAGGCAGCGGAATTTACAGCCAACCAAGTTGGTAATACCCCTGTAGCCTACATGGCTGCATGGGAAGGAACCCGGGACGTTGCTTTCTTGTCCGCATTGCTGAATGCCGGAATCCGGGTGAAATACCCAGAATTTCCTTTCGAAGTGGAAGGTAAAAGCTTTGCTGCAGGATCACTTTTGATCACCAAAGGGGGCAACGAATATGTGGCCAACTTTGACCAGAAAGTCACCGAGATCGCCAATAAATTCGGGGTGACATTAGCTACTACCATGAGCGGATACATGGATAAAGGAAAGGACTTTGGCTCCCCAAATATCAGAATCATCCAAGCCCCCAAAGTGGCGCTCATCGGTGGCTCAGGAACCAGCTCTTTGAATTACGGGGCTATTTGGCACTTTTTTGAGCAGGAGCTGAACTATCCCCTGGTCAATCTAGAGCTTGAAAATATAAGCCGGTATGACCTCAGCAAATACGATGTTTTGATCATGCCATCGACCTGGGGAGCAGGCTTATCTGCGTCAGCCATGGAGCATGTGACAGAATGGATTCGAGCAGGAGGGAAAATGATAGCCTTAGATGGTGCCGTAAATGCCTTTGCAAACAAAGAAGGCTTTGATTTGAAGACATTTGATACGGAGGAGGAAAAGGAAGCCGCCGAAAAAGAAGCTTCGGATTTGGAAAAAGAAGAGCGATTAGCTCCCTATCAAGAAGGAGAGCGAGTGGCGATTTCTGGTGGAGCCGCTGGTGCGATCTATGAGATCAGCATGGATGAAACTCATCCCCTTGGCTATGGTACAGGCGGAAAATACTATACGTTGAAAAACAATTCTACCCGCTTCGCCTATTTATCCAAAGGGGTAAATGCAGGCATCATAGCTACTAATGAGGCCTACCGAACCGGATATATTGGATACAAAATCAAATCCAAAATGGGCGAATCCATGGCAATTGGGACCGAAAGAGTAGGGAGAGGCCATGTGATCTACTTTGTAGATGATCCTATTTTCAGAGGTTTCTGGGAAGCTGGCAAACTTCTTTTGAGCAATGCGATCTTTATGGTAGGGCAATAGTAAGACGCTAGTAGTTAGACATAAGTATCAAGAAATCAGATTTTAGAATCAAGACCAGCTGCTGAAAGGTGGCTGGTTTTTTTTGTTTTATTCATTCTATTTTTTCATTTTGAAACAATATTATGCCTTTGAAGGAATTTCGCTTTACCACGCCCCTCATTGGCAGTATATTTCTCAAAATCAACCCCTTACCATTAGACCCAAAATCATGAAAAACCAAAGACGCGAATTCTTCAAAAAAGTAGGCGTAGGAACTGCCGGACTTGGCCTGGCCGCCACGGTTCCCCTTTCTGCCCAAGGCCACGCCAATCCCAGCAAACAAAGTAATAGGCAGTTTCTCCAAATCGGCGATGATATTGCCATAGCCAATACCGATTCTGGGAAAATCCGAGGCTACATTCTCAATGATGTTTATACTTTTCTTGGAGTGCCCTATGGTGCCGATACCTCCGGAAAAAACCGATTTATGCCTCCCAAAAAACCAGAAAAGTGGGACGGAGTGAAGCCAGCTATCTGGTGGGGAAATACAGCTCCGCAAATCATGGATAATCGTTACGCAAATGTAGATTATTCCTTTGCGGATCATTGGAATTACGACGATGTAAGCGAAGATTGCCTGAAGCTGAATGTATGGACCCCGGCACTGGACAGCAAAAAGAGACCGGTATTGGTCTGGCTGCATGGAGGAGGATTTACCAATGGAAACGGCATAGAACAAGATGGCTATCACGGAGAAAACATCAGCAAAAACGGAGACATAGTTTTTGTGTCGATCAACCACCGGCTAGGCCCAATCGGCTTCACGGATCTCTCCGGAGTTGGTGGGGCCAAATATGCCCATTCAGGAAATGTAGGCCAGCTCGACATCGTCGCTTCTCTGGAGTGGGTAAGGGAAAACATCGCCAATTTCGGAGGCGATCCCAACAACGTGACCATTATGGGCCAATCCGGAGGAGGAGCCAAAGTAACCGCCACCATGTCCATGCCTGCAGCTAAAGGGCTAGTGCACCGAGCCGTGCCATTAAGCGGCTCGATGATCCAGGCTACCCCTCAGGAATATTCCCAAAAACTGGGAGAATATGTCTTGAAAGAAGCAGGACTCAGCAGGGATCAAATTGACAAACTTCAGGAACTTAGCTGGAGAGAATATATCGATATAGCCAATAGAGCCCAGGAAAAAATGCGCAATGATCATCCCAATGCAGGTTTCCGAGGTGGCTTTAGCCCAGTGGCTGACGGAGTGAATCTCCCAAAAGGTGAGTTCTTTGCTGATCCAAATGGGCAAACGGCGGCTATTCCTATGCTGGTGTGTACTACTTTCCATGAATGGAACCCCACTCGAACTTCTCCCGAACTGGAAAAGATAGACTGGGCAGGCGTAGTGGAGCAACTCCATCCTAGATTCGGTGAGGCCTCTGAAAAAATTGTCAATGCATATCGCCAGGACTTCCCAGAAGCCTCGCCGGCAGATATTTGGGCCATGGTGCTATCCAACCGTCAAGGAGCCATCAATACCGCAAATGCCAAAGCCAAACAAAAAGCCCCCGTATATCTGGCATGGTTTGGTTGGGAGCCGCAGCTATATTCTGGCAGAATGAAAGCCTTCCACTGCATAGACATTTGCTTTTGGTTTGACAACACCGATAGAATGTACACGCATACCGGAGGTGGGGATAGACCTAGGAAGCTGTCGCAGAAAATGTCCGCTTCGCTGCTTGCATTTATGAAAACTGGGAATCCCAATGCAGGAGCACTTCCGCAGTGGAAAGCATACACGCCATCGGGTGGAGAAACTATGATTCTGAACGACACTTCAGTCTTGAAAAATAAACCCGACGCAAATGGCTTAGCGGCATTGCAAGCCTAAGTGATCGAACTAAAGCGTAGAAGTGATACTTCTGCGCTTTTTATTTTCAGGTTAAGCGCCTAGCGAACTTTCAAAAGAGTGAAAGGCTGCTTATCCCAAATGCGTAAGGTACTCCACCAATTTTTACGATATTTGAGCAAACACCTTACCATGAAAAAACTATCATCCACCCTATTTTTCATTCTATCCTTACTTTCTTTACCCATCGCTGCCATTGCTCAGGACATCATGCCTCCCTATTTGCCCTGGAATGGAAAAAGCAAGCAATTGATTGTAGAAAAATCAAACGAATGGGTTACTCCTTTTGAGCTCTCTGACGGCTTAGAGTCGCCCTCCTATGAGGAGACCATGATTTGGATAGAAAAACTGGCCCGTAATTCTGCCTATCTGGAAATCAATAGCATTGGCAAAAGTGAGCAAGGAAGACAAATCCAGCTGGTCATTGCTTCCAAAGATCAGGACTTCACAGCTGAAGAGTTATCCACATCCAAAAAACCTTTGATACTGTTCCAAGCTGGAATTCACGCAGGAGAAATTGACGGGAAAGATGCGGGGATGATGCTCCTGCGCGATATCACCCAAGGGTCTAAAATAGACCTCCTGGATCATGCCAACCTCCTTTTTATCCCAATTCTCAACGTAGATGGGCACGAAAGAAAAAGCGAATATGGTCGCGTAAACCAGCGCGGACCAAAAGTGATGGGCTGGAGGACCAATGCCCAAAACCTGAATTTGAACCGGGATTATACCAAATTGGAAACTGCAGGAGTCCAAGCTATAGCCAAAGTTATCAACAAGTACGATCCTGACCTGTATATCGACATCCATGTCACAGATGGAGCAGATTACCAGTATGATGTCACCTATGGTTTTGTGGAAACAGGAGGATATTCACCGGAGATTTCCAACTGGCTTTCTTCCCACTTCAAACCTGAAGTAGATGGAGCTTTGAGTGATCAGGGGCACATCCCAGGCCCACTGCTTTTTGCAGCCAATGGAGAAGACTTTACCGAAGGAAATATTGCCTTCTCATTTAGCCCTCGTTTTTCGCACACTTATGGAGACATCCGGCACCTGCCTGCAATTTTGATTGAAAATCATTCCCTAAAGCCTTTTGAACAACGGGTTTTGGGAACGTATGTGTTTCTAGAACAAGCCATCAAAACTGTGGGGAAGCATTTCGCATCCCTTCAAAAAGCTATAGAATCTGATCAGAACCAAAGCATGGAGTCCGTGGTAGTGAAATATGCCTTCCGGGACACTCCGGCAGATTCCATGGACTTTTTGGGCATTGCTTCAAAGAAAGTAACCTCAGAAATCACAGGAAATGAATACGTGACATGGAAAGGCGAACCAATAACCCAGCAGGTACCAAGCTTGCTGATGGATAAAGCTTCCGCTTCAGTACCAGTGCCAAAAGCCTATTGGATCCCTGCAGAATGGAGTGAAGTAATCCATAAAATGGAGGAGCACGGGATTGAAATGGAGGTTTTGGACGAGGCCAGGGAGATCCAACTGGAGTTTTCTAAAGTGGAAGAATTCAAAATGGTCAGTCAGCCATACGAGGGCCTGATGCGCTTTCAGTCCTTTGAGCTGAGCAAATCTTACAGAAAAGTAAGGCTGCAACCCGGCTCGGTCCGTGTGAAAACCAAGCAGGCTTTGGGCGAACTAGCAGTGATACTATTGGAACCGGAGTCTGTGGACAGTTTTTTCCAGTGGGGCTATTTCAATAGCATTTTGTCCCAAACCGAGTACATGGAAACTTACATCATGGAACCTCTGATCTCCAAAATGCTCGCCGAAGATTCGGATTTGAACAAAAGATTTGAGGAAAAAAAAGCATCAAATGCCGACTTTGCGAAATCTCCACGCCAGATCTACCGCTGGTTTTATGAGCAAACGCCCTATTTTGATCAAAACTGGAAGGTAATTCCAGTGGGCAGGGAATGGTAGGTAGCTCGTATCTGAGGCCACATCTGCAAAAGTTCAGGTGTGGCTTTTTACAGTTCAGTCAGGAAAATTGACGCTTCAGTCAGGTTGAATTTTTTCAACTTCGCAAAGCCTTCATATTCGGGTCAAACATTGATACGATATGAACGGCCAACTTTATTTAACTGCTTTATTTTTCTTTTTCCACCTAGGCGTTTCTTCTCAAACGCTGATTACTGGAAAAATCCTGGATGAAAAAGGACAGGCGCTACCAGGCGTAAATGTCTTTATCAAAGGAAGCTTTGACGGGACCAGCAGCTCCATAGATGGAAGCTACGAATTCGAAACCTCGCTTCAGGGAAAACAAACTTTGGTTTTCAAATTTTTAAGTTTTAAAACTCAGGAGCTAGAGCTTAACTGTGAGCAGTCTGAAATCACAGTCCCTGATATTCAACTGGTCGAACTGATCACAGAAATGAATGCGGTGACCATCTCAGCCGGGGCAATGCAGGCATCCGACGAGAGCAAATCAGTCATCTTAAAACCCCTGGATATTGTCACCACACCCAGTGCCATGGGCGATATCATGGGAGCTTTCCAAACCCTGCCCGGCACCAGCACAGTGGGCAATGATGGTCGTTTATTTGTACGTGGCGGCGACGCCAGTGAGGTAGGCATTTATATAGACGGAATGAAGGTGGGCAATGCCTATGGTAGTACCGCCGGAAATGTACCTACCAGAACCCGCTTCAACCCCAATTTATTCAAAGGAACATTTTTTAGTACCGGTGGATATTCGGCAGAATATGGTCAAGCGCTCTCTTCAGCTTTAGCACTGAACACCAAAGATCTTTCGATCAGAAATCAAGGTGACTTGAGCCTGATGACAGTGGGAGGAGGCTACTCCCATACCTTGGCCAATGAACGACAAAGCATCACTGCCAGTGCCAATTACTTTAACCTGGGCCCATACCAGGAACTGATCAAACAAAACCTAGATTTTGAGAAAGCTCCTGAAAGCTGGGATGTGGAGATGGCCGCGCAAAAGAAAACCGGAAAAAATGGCCTGCTAAAGGTTATGGCCAGAACTGAAGCTGGAGGAATGAAACTTTGGCAACCCCTACCCGGCTCTGAAAATAGAGTTTTCATTGACCTCAAGAATAATTATACCTATGCACAGGCCAACTGGCGAAGTGCCTTGAAAAATGATTGGATGATTTTCACCGGATTCTCCTATTCCAAAAACAAAGACAGAATTACCTATGACAGTCTGAAAGTAGAGCGGGAAAGTGAGCTGCTTCACTTCAAGGCTACCGGAATAAAGGACTTTTCGGACCGGTTTTCTGCCAAATTCGGGGTGGAACACTTTGTTCATCCTTTCTCAGAAAAACTGGTAAAAGAAAACCAAAGCCGAGCTTTCAATGACCATGAAACCTATCTATTTACCGAATGGGACTACTACTTCAACAAGAATTTGGTACTCCGAACAGGCTTAAGAGCAGGTAATAGCGAGGTGTCAGATGAAACCTGGATAGACCCTAGAATCTCACTTGCCTACCAACTGGGCGAAAAAGGCCAGCTTTCTGTAGCAGCTGGAAAGTTTCATCAACTTCCGGAGGAAAATTATCGGGTTCTGAACCAGAATCTGAAAAACACCGAATCTAATCACTTGATTTTAAATTATTTGTACTCAAAAGAAGGATACACCTTCCGGGCGGAAACTTTCTACAAGACTTATGATCAACTAGTTACATTTCAAGGAACAGCACAAAATCCGGAATCGCTCGCCAACATGGGGGCAGGGTATGCCAAAGGAATTGATTTTTTCTTCCGGGACCGCAAGACTTTCAAGGAGACTGACTATTGGGTTACCTATAGTTTTGTGGACAGTAAGCGAAGTTTCCATCAATACCAAACTCAGGTCCAGCCTAGCTTTGCCCCACGGCATAATTTCTCCCTAGTCGTCAAGCATTTTATCTCGCCATTGAAATCTCAAATCGGGGCATCTTTCGCCTATAATGACGGATACACCTATACCGATCCAAATGTGGATAACTCAAAGATGAATTCGAAAACAAAATATTTCCAAAACCTAAGTATTTCCTGGAGTTACCTGCCAAAACCAAATCTGATCATACACCTGGCATGCTCCAATGTCCTGGGAAGAGATAACGTATTCGGATATACTTTTAGCCCGAGTACAAATGATCAGGGTGTCTTCGAATCTATCCCTAATGGACAATTAGCACCCAGATTCTTGTTTCTAGGAGTCTTCCTCACCCTATCAAAAGACAAAACAGCAAATAATTTAAACAACCTTTAAAATCAAAAATCATGAAAAAAACTATCCTAACACTCGCAGCTTTCTTGATGTGGATAACTGTAGCATCTGCAAACGACCCAG
This genomic window from Algoriphagus sp. TR-M9 contains:
- a CDS encoding TonB-dependent receptor, encoding MNGQLYLTALFFFFHLGVSSQTLITGKILDEKGQALPGVNVFIKGSFDGTSSSIDGSYEFETSLQGKQTLVFKFLSFKTQELELNCEQSEITVPDIQLVELITEMNAVTISAGAMQASDESKSVILKPLDIVTTPSAMGDIMGAFQTLPGTSTVGNDGRLFVRGGDASEVGIYIDGMKVGNAYGSTAGNVPTRTRFNPNLFKGTFFSTGGYSAEYGQALSSALALNTKDLSIRNQGDLSLMTVGGGYSHTLANERQSITASANYFNLGPYQELIKQNLDFEKAPESWDVEMAAQKKTGKNGLLKVMARTEAGGMKLWQPLPGSENRVFIDLKNNYTYAQANWRSALKNDWMIFTGFSYSKNKDRITYDSLKVERESELLHFKATGIKDFSDRFSAKFGVEHFVHPFSEKLVKENQSRAFNDHETYLFTEWDYYFNKNLVLRTGLRAGNSEVSDETWIDPRISLAYQLGEKGQLSVAAGKFHQLPEENYRVLNQNLKNTESNHLILNYLYSKEGYTFRAETFYKTYDQLVTFQGTAQNPESLANMGAGYAKGIDFFFRDRKTFKETDYWVTYSFVDSKRSFHQYQTQVQPSFAPRHNFSLVVKHFISPLKSQIGASFAYNDGYTYTDPNVDNSKMNSKTKYFQNLSISWSYLPKPNLIIHLACSNVLGRDNVFGYTFSPSTNDQGVFESIPNGQLAPRFLFLGVFLTLSKDKTANNLNNL
- a CDS encoding carboxylesterase/lipase family protein, with protein sequence MKNQRREFFKKVGVGTAGLGLAATVPLSAQGHANPSKQSNRQFLQIGDDIAIANTDSGKIRGYILNDVYTFLGVPYGADTSGKNRFMPPKKPEKWDGVKPAIWWGNTAPQIMDNRYANVDYSFADHWNYDDVSEDCLKLNVWTPALDSKKRPVLVWLHGGGFTNGNGIEQDGYHGENISKNGDIVFVSINHRLGPIGFTDLSGVGGAKYAHSGNVGQLDIVASLEWVRENIANFGGDPNNVTIMGQSGGGAKVTATMSMPAAKGLVHRAVPLSGSMIQATPQEYSQKLGEYVLKEAGLSRDQIDKLQELSWREYIDIANRAQEKMRNDHPNAGFRGGFSPVADGVNLPKGEFFADPNGQTAAIPMLVCTTFHEWNPTRTSPELEKIDWAGVVEQLHPRFGEASEKIVNAYRQDFPEASPADIWAMVLSNRQGAINTANAKAKQKAPVYLAWFGWEPQLYSGRMKAFHCIDICFWFDNTDRMYTHTGGGDRPRKLSQKMSASLLAFMKTGNPNAGALPQWKAYTPSGGETMILNDTSVLKNKPDANGLAALQA
- a CDS encoding M14 family metallopeptidase, encoding MKKLSSTLFFILSLLSLPIAAIAQDIMPPYLPWNGKSKQLIVEKSNEWVTPFELSDGLESPSYEETMIWIEKLARNSAYLEINSIGKSEQGRQIQLVIASKDQDFTAEELSTSKKPLILFQAGIHAGEIDGKDAGMMLLRDITQGSKIDLLDHANLLFIPILNVDGHERKSEYGRVNQRGPKVMGWRTNAQNLNLNRDYTKLETAGVQAIAKVINKYDPDLYIDIHVTDGADYQYDVTYGFVETGGYSPEISNWLSSHFKPEVDGALSDQGHIPGPLLFAANGEDFTEGNIAFSFSPRFSHTYGDIRHLPAILIENHSLKPFEQRVLGTYVFLEQAIKTVGKHFASLQKAIESDQNQSMESVVVKYAFRDTPADSMDFLGIASKKVTSEITGNEYVTWKGEPITQQVPSLLMDKASASVPVPKAYWIPAEWSEVIHKMEEHGIEMEVLDEAREIQLEFSKVEEFKMVSQPYEGLMRFQSFELSKSYRKVRLQPGSVRVKTKQALGELAVILLEPESVDSFFQWGYFNSILSQTEYMETYIMEPLISKMLAEDSDLNKRFEEKKASNADFAKSPRQIYRWFYEQTPYFDQNWKVIPVGREW
- a CDS encoding MBL fold metallo-hydrolase, with the protein product MYFQHVYDKTLAQASYFIGCQAKGEAIVIDAQRDMDVYLEIAKQNNMKITHIAETHIHADFLSGSRELAAVTGAKMYLSDEGPAEWQYEFDHEGLKHGDKITVGNLSLEVLHTPGHTPESISFLLTDHPATDHPVMVFTGDFVFVGDVGRPDLLEKAAGIAGTQEQGAKQMYESIQRFAELPEYVQVWPGHGAGSACGKALGSVPSSTVGYEKIRSWAFQFATDQKGFVDYLLDGQPEPPKYFAMMKHLNKVDRPLLVEVPKHTKLSKDQFLQAQQDGLKVIDTRNKVDFANGFLPGSINIQGNNSFSTWAGWILDYQEQFVLVAKESDMEDLTRKLMRIGLDNIYGFIEDVSSLGQELQTADLIGLEEFKDLLGKEEVQVVDVRNTTEFQTGHVPGADHVFVGTLENNLDKISKNKPVLIHCQSGDRAAIAYSLLRKNGFDQVKNYSAGMKEWKALGNEIVTK
- a CDS encoding M14 family metallopeptidase; the encoded protein is MRKLILLSIFAFSITLSSWAQIQTPEQFLGYKPGDRFTPHHRMVDYFEHVAANNPNIKLLQYGETNEKRPLLVAIISSGENMAKIEQIREDNLRRAGILEGEPTTSIPINWMSFNVHGNEAVGMEAAISTFYTLANPANETAQQWLKNQVIIIDPCINPDGRDRYSNWYNQKMNTTLQPDLQSVEHNEPWPGGRANHYLFDLNRDWAWQVQVESQQRMKLYNQWLPQLHLDFHEQGINNPFYMAPAAEPLHEQLTEWQHEFQDIFGRNTAKYFDEAGRFYFTKERFDLLYPSYGDSYPMFNGAIGMTIEQGGGGQAGIGGYNAVGDTVTLSYRIAGHYTAAMSAAEVTSQNAEKLLAEYEKFYNENSSNPIGKYKSFVIKGESNPTQVGKLLELLDKNGIQYGKAGSKSGLKGFAYQSGEEKSFATTDQDIIINAYQPKSVLTQVFFEPNPTLNDSITYDITSWALPYAYGLEAYAVENRIDPAGAYQAAEFTANQVGNTPVAYMAAWEGTRDVAFLSALLNAGIRVKYPEFPFEVEGKSFAAGSLLITKGGNEYVANFDQKVTEIANKFGVTLATTMSGYMDKGKDFGSPNIRIIQAPKVALIGGSGTSSLNYGAIWHFFEQELNYPLVNLELENISRYDLSKYDVLIMPSTWGAGLSASAMEHVTEWIRAGGKMIALDGAVNAFANKEGFDLKTFDTEEEKEAAEKEASDLEKEERLAPYQEGERVAISGGAAGAIYEISMDETHPLGYGTGGKYYTLKNNSTRFAYLSKGVNAGIIATNEAYRTGYIGYKIKSKMGESMAIGTERVGRGHVIYFVDDPIFRGFWEAGKLLLSNAIFMVGQ